Genomic segment of Phycodurus eques isolate BA_2022a chromosome 13, UOR_Pequ_1.1, whole genome shotgun sequence:
ATTCGTGTTGTCAACATACTGGATAAGATATTCAGCGTTAGGTTTTTGCaaaggtgggtagtaatgcattacatttactcagtaacattttggatggatgtacttgtcagggcacggtggtcgactggttaggacatctgcctcacagttctggggaccgggttcaaatcccggccccgcctgtgtggagttggtatgttctccctgtacctgcgtcggttttctctcccacatcccaaaaggaaatacttgcatggtaggttgatggaagactctaaattgcccttaggtgtgagtgcgaatggtggtttatttgtgccctggaattggctggcaaccagttcagggtgtaccctgcctcctgcccgattaatagctgggataggctccagcgctggAAGACCAGTGCTCCCGCAACacttgaggataagcggctcagataatggatggataatgaggCTCTCTCGCGTGGCATTAAGGGTAAACACAGCTTCAGTAACGAAGGACCGTTTGTAAATGAACCTCCCTCCCCtcaaaaaaggaactctgaccatactaagatgcatttgttagTTTTAATTAGTATTATTAAACAAGAGGATAAAAATCctatatatccaaaaatgtaaataggcTCTTTAGAAAACATTTGTGACACATACCGGTCAAGACATTTTGGAattacaagtttaaaaaaaatctttttttttttttttttttctctcttacaATTACCTTTTGaataactgccaataattcaaatactcagtaaaatcaatatttaaaagaaaattcagtATGGTATCCCTTTACTGTTATCAatcaaatatgtataatttcTATCATAAATTCACCCTGATTATCAGTATGTTTGTACACTgcttaacatttacaattgtcagGCTGGATGTTTTCGCagcagattggggaggaaaaatTCTTCTAACCACACCCCACAACATGTAAAAATTGCCCAGGATAATTGGGTTTTTGGTGACTTTAATTGGCATCGGGGAAAATGCTCAATTAAGACCCCGATTATCAGTATGTGTATCCCGCTTAACATTTTATGATGTACGTAAACATCAACAAATCCCAAACATTGGATATCGTAATTTTTAGTAACTCTTGAAGACATCTTATGTAAAACGCCACATTGGACATGTTTAAAGTTCCTATGGGCGTTTTTCCCCAGTTTCCTGCTATAGGGTTCCACAATCTACTCGCGCTGGAAGGAGTTGCTTTGACATGTTTTGCCGAATGTGGCAGTTGATTGCACGAATACCCTATACACACCGCACGACAAGATAATTACTTgcaatctttcagagacatctggTAATGGTGTTATTGCCAACTTTGATTAAAAGGAAggtaaaatcagaatcatctttatttgccaagtatgtcaaaaaaacacacaaggaatttgtctccagtcgttggagccgctcgagtatgacaacagacagtcaatttacagaacactttggagacagaaagacattgacaaaaaacaaaaaacagtcactgagcagtaaagcgttgctcgttatctggtaatgccggtacatttttctttttggacaattgtgcaaaaagatgcagtcctctagcacttagagcagttcgaatgactaatattgcaatagtccggtgcaatgaccgttgtgcaaagggcgctgagacttcaaggagtgtatgcggtttaaagtgacgagttgtgcgatcatctgggacaatgttggttgtgcaaatgttgcagatactcctcaatcagtgtgcaaatggagcagatgctactctggcatgagtggccagtagatgcaaatagtgcagcatggcgacacaactccagtgagtgcacgagtaatacataattggccccacagaaatgtgacaacgaactcaagtcaagaaattgtcagcatgttgtaatggaattgtaggttaggtgtttaagaagttgatcacaagagggaagaagctattggaatgtctactagttctagtttgcattgataggtagcgcctacctgagggaaggagctggaagagccggtgaccggggtgcggagggtccgagaggattttgcacgcccttgtcttagttctggcagcgtgcaagtcctcaatggtggttaggggggtaccgacaatcctttcatcggttttgattgtccgttgcagtcggagtttgtccttttttgtagcagcaccaaaccagactgtgatggaagaacacaggactgattcgatgaccgctgtgtagaactgtctcactcttaacacacccacACCACAAGTAAATCGCTCTGAATAATCTTTTCGATAATCAGGTTTTTACTTGCTTTGATCGGGAAGGGGGAATTTCAAATTGGGCCCGATTATCGGTATGTACTCAGCTTAACCTTTGCGATTGTCAGACCCAGATGTTTTCCCAGCAGAtcggggaggggaaaaaaatcactcttaacataGCCAGGACAGAGGAAAATTGCTTGGGATATTCTTTTAGAGACATGATAATCAGGACCTTCTTCAAAAGGTGAGTGtggttttactttattgtagTTTGGTATTGGTTGAGGTCATCCATTAATGCTGAatgcaaaaaccaaaaaaagaggAGCAGGATTTACTGGCGTGCATGAATAAATGGCCTTAAACATCCTTACCTCACCTCTTTGTTAGTCACCAAAGTCCTGAAACATAATGAACACACCAAACAAAAGTCAACATCATAAATACTATGTTGTCCCTGTTAAGCCGTGCGTCTTATCGGAATCACACCACAAACATTCCAGTGTTGAAACACCTAATGAGAGGTCAGGAAACCCCTGATTGTATTGTGAAACGTCTGGGgttatttttacaatatttgttcATCGAGAACAAAGTGTTACTGCTAGTGGAAGTGTTAACGAGCTCAATTTACTCATGCGACCACGTAAACCTTTTGGCTcctttcttatatatatatatatatatatacgtatatatatacatatatataaatatatatataaatatataaatatatatgtatgtacacacatatatatatatatatatatatatatatatatatatatatatatatcagaatcagaatcatctttatttgccaagtatgtccaaaacacacaaggaatttgtctccggtagttggagccgctctagtacaacagacatatacgtatatatatatatatatatatataaatatattggcGTAGTAGCTATGAATATTTTGTAAACATATATAATGGCCTGTTCGTATGGGGCCATTGTTTGgctgtaattttacaagagtgTATATTATACTCTATATGAATAACTTATTGATaagtaattaattattttattaataagaTATCAGTTCAAAGCTATTTAGATATGAAGGGTAGGAATTGAtaagttgctttttttcccctctacaTTTTATTATTCGTTTGGGACAAATTCCACTTCAACCGTCAATCAATACCAATAAATGAATGCACGTAGAAAATGTACTATTgttgaaataaatcaaatgttcatATTTAGGAAATGTAGGCATGAGTTTTGGGCCTGTTAAAATCCGGGAATCCAAACATTGATGATGTTGAGCTCCCTGTTGCGTGCAGCCGTGATGGCGCTTCCTCAGTTCCTGTGGCCACCACTAGGAGCGCCCTCCTTGACCGACCTGCTTGTTGCAGCACCTGAGGGCAATTAGCACTTAGGTGGAGGCCAAAATATAATGGAGTGCCGCAAAAGATGGCGGCATCTCTTCTCTCCTTGTCAAGCTGACACTCAGAAAAAGGCAACAAGTAGGTGGTGACTGGTGTGGTCGTTTTGCTTTCGTTGGCTAACGCTTGCTTGTTTTTGGGCCATGCTGGCGCAGCTTTTCTTCTTTTAGtttattgttttagtttgctGCATGGGGGCCAATTTATTCcttgtttctttgtgtgttaggttgttgtttttttttttttaatttattttttcttcccccccccccagtcggTTATGGAGGAGAGCACTGAGTACGATGACCTGTGGTTTGGTATCTGGTGTTGTTTGTAAATTGCTCACGATGAAAATGATGGCAACATTTTGTCAGGTTTACCTTTCAAGGTTTTAAAGTTTGAAAGCCactttttgcatatttaaactTTTCAATCAGAGCTGTTTTATATGGTAATATCCATATGTTTCAGGTGAAACTATTTGTGAATATAGGTTTTGGGTTTTAGTATTCATCAGAATTgagaaatgtttgtttaaatgtaacTGTTTCAGGTGAAGCTAAATATTAAGTCATTTAGATGTAGCATTTATCTATAATCTAAGTTGATgtagtgtaaaggggaaagaaatgctcatgCTGAATATATGAAAtgctaaaatttaaataatcacCGAAATGGCATTTAGACTTTTAAGTATTTATCGAAGTTGAGGGTTCGTGTTGTAACACGCTAAATTTAAATGTAACTATTCAGCTCATGAGCATTTGGATTAAACTTTAAACTCGAAATTGACAAACTGTTGTGAATTTGTTAAAAGTGACCAGTTTTTGTTGGTCTAGTGTTGACTCCATttgtcactatttttttttggtggggggcgCTGGACAAAATAAAGCTTGTCGCTGGTCTCACCCCTTTTTGTATCTGGGGTCCTTGTTTTGCAGTCTCCTAATGTGCCATTTTTACACAAACTGCGGAATTTGGCTTTTTCTGCGGTTTTTGTGACAGATGTGTGCAATGTAGGTCattcaaaaatgtcaattaagCAAGGGGGCTGTAAACcccctacaaaaaaataaaaaataagagagCCTTTATAATCAAtatcaaatttcatgtttcCTTTTGGGGACAGTTTGAAATAAGTTTTGATGAGCTTCATATTGTGCATGCAGCAAAAATCAGGAGACAAAGGATATGTTAAAGTGAGTGTGTTTAAGTCTGCTTCCAAAGCACACAAAGGTGCACCCAGTTGGGAAACCTGAGCAAATTGTGCAatttatcttgtttttttttttttgttctctctctctctcctttatCTCTTCCCCCTCCCCCAATCCAGTCTCAAGTGTGGCTATAAAAGGACGCTCTGACTGCAGCTCACTCTGCTGACCCGGAGACCGTCCACCATGAAGCATCTCTTTTCGGCGCTACTGCTGCTCAGCTACTTGGGTAAACTCAATCGATGACACATGGAAAGCATTTATTCGCCAGCCTTCATCCATGTGCTAGTAGGCTCTTCGGTCTTACTGGTACTAGGACGAGGGCGCACTGTTAGAATAACTcatgcaagtaaaaaaaaaaaaattccactgtatgacatttcttcATAAGAGTAGAACTACCTGtcactagtgaggcaaaactgcactcaTGGTTCTAGTCACATGCAATATGTTAACTCTTTAtacactagtagtactagtaacaGTTGTCAACTattgcagttttgcctcactacgAGTCAGGCACTCGTATGCCCTTCTGTGAATTgtcaaagagcatactagtaaaAAGTACATGGATTTTACTGTAAGATGCATATTAAAAGCAAATTGCTATACTATTAACCTTTTCACTTCTCGTGCCACTTGGCATACTAGTGTACAAAACTTTGGCATAAACTAGTGTGCTGCATGAGTAACACTGAGGCTCAACTAGTCGGCATGTATGGAAAGCAACTTGATGATTTTGATCCTTTAGTCAGCTTAAGCTCAATGTAAGAGTACACACTTCTCACTAGTAATTCGTTGCATATACTAAAATAACCTTTCTCGTAATGTTTTTCCattagtgccacttttggcctactactACGCTCTGTCGTCACTATTGTAAGACAATTCGGTGGAAAACTAGGGTGCACTAGAGCGAATGTATTTCGACTGTTTCACATTTCTGCACACGACTAGGACAGCAGTTTTCACGAGTGAAAACTACACGAGCAGACAGCTGCATGCTACTAGTGACATAATTGTTCGTCAGCACCTAGCACAGCGCTTGTCAaattttgagcaaaaaatactTGCCTCTCGCGCTGTGCTTCAATGTAGGAAGTAAAAATTTATGTAAAATTCTACTTGAggtaaattaaaatgtactcaAATGCTgctaatatttttcaattggaACTTAATTCAATGTCATGTACCAGTAGAGGGAGGGcttgtaacatttttgaaacTGATCTTGCGGATCTCTAGTGCTTGGAGATGTCCGACGAGTGTGCAGAAACGTTCAGTGGTGGAAAAATGTTTCAAGTTGACCTACCAAGACTCTATAAGGAATCAGTTTTTCCAAAGTTGAATGAACACTTTGTCATACTCTATGCTCAACAACCCCCCTTGTTGTAGTAGCTGCTGTGTTGTCGGCCCCCACCGAGCATGTCAGGTGGTGCGTCAAGTCGGACAAGGAGCAACAAAAGTGCTCGGACTTGGCCGCCAAGGCGCCCGTGTTCTTCTGCGTGCAGAAAGCAGACTCCAAAGGATGCATCGAAGCCATTCATGTGAGCatcaaaatcattgttttcaaatGGGATTTCTTAAAGCGACAGCATGGTATGGAGTGATTGACACGGCTGCCTCGCCTTCCAAGGTTCTGGATTTGAATGGGTTTTTGTCTGCGTTCTCCGGCTTGTCACATTCCaaccacatgcatgttaggtgaaTTAAatagtgccctgtgattggctgaaaaGTTCAGGGTATGCCACATCTCACCAAGTCAGAAGTAACTACAGTGGCTGCTCGTCACCTTTTTGGAAAATGGTTGTACCCACAAAGTTGCAAGATTTGTCACCAGTTGCTTTTGAGAACTGGTTGTGAGAGAGATGGGAAATTGGCTAAAGTTGCTAAATTGGCAACAGGgcactgcaaaaaaatgcaaaatcttaccaagtgaagaagaatcaccttttattgtcatgaacgtactgtacttatttaaacattttcagcaaGACCAAGGTAAGATTGTTTTAACAATCTTATAGTCAATTCTTGTTCCTTTGGCAGATATTTCTTAAAACAAGATTTTGTATTCTAAAAAGTTTTGTCTTGCTGATGAGTTAGAAAAAGTCACAACTCTTGTGAACAGTAGGTAAGCTTAGGCATTTTTGCAGTTTGAGAAGGTCAGAAGAGTACATGCCAAAAGTTAAGATTGTTTGCaagcgttttaaaaaaaaaaaagttgttagaGGGCTGTGaaagttggcaacactggcTCTGAGAAGTTGCTAATAAGATGACTTTTCATTGTCCTCCGAACAGGCAGGAACAGCCGACGCCATCACGTTGGATGGAGGAGACGTCTACACTGCAGGACTGGAAAACTTCAAACTCCATCCCATAATTGCAGAAGACTATGGTGCTGGTAAGTCACCCTAAACAATGTCAACAAtccattaaaggtcccatgccagccaattcttcccccccccccccccacccatttGTTTGTAAGAATTTGGTTTGGTGAGGCCATTTTTCAAGCTCTTCTAGTTGGCATTGCCTCAGAATTTTTAGATGGATTTGCTATTCAGCTGTTACTGCTACTgttaattaaaattttgaaaatggctTTGCTCTTTCATGTGGGTTGTGGTGGCCAAGcattgacattttgacaaagacTGCAAGCGTCGCTGTTTCATCCAGTTACATTGTATAGttatttcaaacaaatgtagacTTTAAAACGTTTGTATGATTTGGGGCCTGAGACCTGCTCACATGCAACCCAGAAATTCAGTTCAATGGGCAGATATAATAATTAAATCGCTACATCACAAACACACGGTCTGATTTTTCAaaccttttgcattcaatcgcaGACCGACTACATCTGTGTCCCTCATTTTGACCCATGTTTGACTTTAAACACTCAATTGCTTTTGTTCGCATAGGACCTTAAATCAAAGAATTCTGGTCATTTTGCACAACTGATAAATGGTGTCTTGATGCGATTGACACAACATACAACCAGTTATCACTGCTGACAAATGTCTCCTCCCCAAATCAGATACATATACAAAGGCTGACCTATGAAgtagcatggtgccacagggccaGAAAATACAATGAGTGGTAATAGAAGCTAGGAATTGTGGTCAGAATGTAGAATGGGAAAAACACTTTTCTTTCCCATAGATGGGAAGTGAAATCTCTCAAAACACTCCCACACCGTGGAATAATTGCTCAGGATATTAAAGGGCAATGAGGCCTTGATCTCGAGTTGAAAACAATGCTAAAATTTAGGCTGATTGGAAATGATTAACTTGTTTAACATTTGCTTGATCTGACCATTTTCTAaatgggagggggggaaaaaatcatgcCAACACATCTTGCATCACAAGATGATTGCTCTGAATAATAGTTGAGTCACTcaataatcaggcctttgctggcTGTTTGCAAGTGAgacaaatgctcaaatttggcccgattgcCAGTCCCGAGCGTTTTCTAAGCACATCAGGGAGTAAAATTCATCAATGCACCCACACCACAGGTGAATCGCTCAATCTTTTAGACGACTTACAATCAGACCTTTGAAGACTTTGATCAGGAGGAAACAGACTCAAAATAAGACTGATCATTGTGTACCCAAATTCATTTTCTATCAGCAGGTAttgaaaacattcatttttcTGGAGAAATAGTTGCACAGCaacttaactttttttaattgtgcaaTGTGCTCAGCATCTGATAGCTGTTATTACGCCGTCGCCGTGGTTAAGAAGGGCACAGACTTTGGTATCCGCGACCTGGCGGGGAAGAGATCTTGCCACACTGGTTTGGGAAAATCTGCTGGCTGGAACATCCCGATTGGAACTCTGATCAAGTTGGGTGTGTTGAAGTGGGGAGGCATTGAGGACCAAACGATTGAAGCTGGTGAGTGATGTCTCGTGTTAAAGTTATAGACCTAAGTTGCTATTttgaacttttttatttatttgcagcgGTGGGTAACTTCTTCTCTCGGAGCTGTGCCCCCGGAGCAGAAAAGGGTTCCAAACTGTGCAAAGGCTGCAAGGAAGACTGCTCACGGTCTCACGATGAACCCTACTACGACTATGGCGGTGCATTCCAGTAAGTGCAGTGGGTACCTCGCTGTATCGCatgtttttaaacagttttaatgGATTTAGGCAGTATGCAGGCCAGTCCAAATTTAATGGAGCTAGTTCCACAGCAGGCCAAAAATGTACCAGAGCTCTCCTGAAAGAACAGCAAAGAAACTGAAACAGCCTCACTGTATTTAGTCCTGACTGGTCACCATCAGGAGATTACTCCGAGGTTCTCAAAGATGGAGAAAAGGGGTCACCAACCTATTTGAAACAAAGAGCTACCTCTTGGATATTGATTGAGGTCAGAACTGACCCCTGCAGAAACCCCACAGGTTGTTCTGAGACCGTTGCCAGTTTCAACAAGCTCTGTTCCTTGATATACTTGAACCAGTTTAGAGCAGTCAACTGACAAGACACAGCTTAAAGCAAGCATGCTTTGCAGCTTGGACAGTGTCAACTGGCACTAAATACTTGAAACAGTTTTGTTTAAATCTATTAGTGTGTGGGAGGGATAAAACAATCTTCTAAAGTTTTCAACCATTGTGGGTGGGTCTGTAAGGCACACCGTGACTCACTCTTTGCATTCAGCTCACTATTTAACAAGCTCAACAACCGTCTGTCACTAGGTGCCTAGTCGCAGATGCTGGAGATGTGGCGTTTGTCAAGCATCTGACTGTACCAGGTGAGTTCCTTCAAGGTACTCTCTTAGATTCAATTTTATTGCTTGGTCATGTCGAAAGATATTGGCAACCCGGcgttcctgttcaatttcaagcATGGATCCTTGATGCTGCTTCATGGGTCAGTCATgattggtgtccaccaaattCTTTCAGgttatgaaaaatatattaaagaATCCTCATTCTCCCAAATGAGCCACAATCAAAAGTGGGTATGCTCTACAGATGGGTGATGATGaattggattattttatttttttctccccccccatgTAGGTGTCAGTCACAATCATTTGGAGGGTGGTTGTGAGGGCCCTTGCGTCGGCTCCTCCAGCTGTATTTTTTTGCGATAGTTCATGTATTTTGAAGATTACTATTAATCTCAACAGTTGTCAATttggacaaatgtatttatttgcagaCAGCGAGAAGGCCAACTATGAGCTGTTATGTGTGGACAACACCAGAGCACCCATTGACAACTACAAAGAATGCCACCTGGCCAGGGTACCCGCCCATGCTGTGGTCACCCGCCAAGACCCGGCGCTGGCAGACTTGATCTGGCGAAGCGTCACCACAGTGCAGGTAAGATGCACACTTGATTTGAGAAATGTGTTCGTGTgcaattttttcttttctgccttGGAGGGGCTTAAATCCGGTAAGATGCACACTTGATTTGAGAGGTTTTTTGTGCACATTTCTTTGTCAAAACAGGGCTTCAACCTGTTCTCCTCTGCTGCGTACGCACCCGCCAAGAACCTGATGTTCAAAGACTCCACACAGAAACTGGTCCGGCTGCCTCCCAACACAAACTCCTTTTTGTATTTGGGTGCCAGCTACATGAGCACCATTCGCTCTCTGAACAAAGGTAACGACAAACTCAATCTAACTCAGCTGAACACTTGAGCATTTttgggtcttttttgtttttctcctcccCCCAGAGATCACTGCAGCTGGATCCAGCGCTATCACGTGGTGTTCCGTGGGCCACAGCGAGACACGGAAATGTGACACATGGAGTGTCAATGGCATGGTGGATGGCGAAAACAAAATTCTGTGTCAGACTGCCCCCAGTGTGGAAGAGTGCCTTAAGATGATCATGGTAAAAGGACAAATTTATTCTGAAAATTTATGCAATTTAAGGGTCCGCATTATAACCCACAAGTCACTCTATAGCACCCCCTggaaaatttttaaaattagcCGCAGAAAACGTTTTTCACCAACCAACCCCATATTGGATAGGCCTCTTTAGTCACGGAATGCACAGTTTAACACACCATACCTGCAATGAAAGAGGAAGGCAGCAATTTCACCTAGTAACACCCAtggaaagataaaaaaaatagatcagtTTAATCTACACAA
This window contains:
- the LOC133411348 gene encoding serotransferrin-like isoform X2, coding for MKHLFSALLLLSYLAAVLSAPTEHVRWCVKSDKEQQKCSDLAAKAPVFFCVQKADSKGCIEAIHAGTADAITLDGGDVYTAGLENFKLHPIIAEDYGAASDSCYYAVAVVKKGTDFGIRDLAGKRSCHTGLGKSAGWNIPIGTLIKLGVLKWGGIEDQTIEAAVGNFFSRSCAPGAEKGSKLCKGCKEDCSRSHDEPYYDYGGAFQCLVADAGDVAFVKHLTVPDSEKANYELLCVDNTRAPIDNYKECHLARVPAHAVVTRQDPALADLIWRSVTTVQGFNLFSSAAYAPAKNLMFKDSTQKLVRLPPNTNSFLYLGASYMSTIRSLNKEITAAGSSAITWCSVGHSETRKCDTWSVNGMVDGENKILCQTAPSVEECLKMIMSKEADAVAVDGGEVYTAGQCGLVPAMVEQYDEAKCSISGASSSSYFAVAVVKKGSGVTWANLRGKRSCHTGFGRNAGWNIPMGKIHKETGSCEFSKFFSSGCAPGAPAGSPFCSQCAGSGKPVDDKFKCQPSSEEKYYGYAGAFRCLVEGAGDVAFIKHTIVEENSDGNNLRHHTHPRQYQNRSNLCSIAGKGPAWAADVLSSDYELICPSKGPVPITDFESCHLAATPAHAVVTRPETRNKVVSILQEQQARFGTSGSDPGFKMFKSDPEKNLLFKDSTKCLQEVPSGSNYKIFLGPDYMDAMTSLRQCSDATPDLEKLCTSHTCQQTN
- the LOC133411348 gene encoding serotransferrin-like isoform X1, producing the protein MKHLFSALLLLSYLVAAVLSAPTEHVRWCVKSDKEQQKCSDLAAKAPVFFCVQKADSKGCIEAIHAGTADAITLDGGDVYTAGLENFKLHPIIAEDYGAASDSCYYAVAVVKKGTDFGIRDLAGKRSCHTGLGKSAGWNIPIGTLIKLGVLKWGGIEDQTIEAAVGNFFSRSCAPGAEKGSKLCKGCKEDCSRSHDEPYYDYGGAFQCLVADAGDVAFVKHLTVPDSEKANYELLCVDNTRAPIDNYKECHLARVPAHAVVTRQDPALADLIWRSVTTVQGFNLFSSAAYAPAKNLMFKDSTQKLVRLPPNTNSFLYLGASYMSTIRSLNKEITAAGSSAITWCSVGHSETRKCDTWSVNGMVDGENKILCQTAPSVEECLKMIMSKEADAVAVDGGEVYTAGQCGLVPAMVEQYDEAKCSISGASSSSYFAVAVVKKGSGVTWANLRGKRSCHTGFGRNAGWNIPMGKIHKETGSCEFSKFFSSGCAPGAPAGSPFCSQCAGSGKPVDDKFKCQPSSEEKYYGYAGAFRCLVEGAGDVAFIKHTIVEENSDGNNLRHHTHPRQYQNRSNLCSIAGKGPAWAADVLSSDYELICPSKGPVPITDFESCHLAATPAHAVVTRPETRNKVVSILQEQQARFGTSGSDPGFKMFKSDPEKNLLFKDSTKCLQEVPSGSNYKIFLGPDYMDAMTSLRQCSDATPDLEKLCTSHTCQQTN
- the LOC133411348 gene encoding serotransferrin-like isoform X3; translated protein: MKHLFSALLLLSYLVAAVLSAPTEHVRWCVKSDKEQQKCSDLAAKAPVFFCVQKADSKGCIEAIHAGTADAITLDGGDVYTAGLENFKLHPIIAEDYGAASDSCYYAVAVVKKGTDFGIRDLAGKRSCHTGLGKSAGWNIPIGTLIKLGVLKWGGIEDQTIEAAVGNFFSRSCAPGAEKGSKLCKGCKEDCSRSHDEPYYDYGGAFQCLVADAGDVAFVKHLTVPDSEKANYELLCVDNTRAPIDNYKECHLARVPAHAVVTRQDPALADLIWRSVTTVQGFNLFSSAAYAPAKNLMFKDSTQKLVRLPPNTNSFLYLGASYMSTIRSLNKEITAAGSSAITWCSVGHSETRKCDTWSVNGMVDGENKILCQTAPSVEECLKMIMSKEADAVAVDGGEVYTAGQCGLVPAMVEQYDEAKCSISGASSSSYFAVAVVKKGSGVTWANLRGKRSCHTGFGRNAGWNIPMGKIHKETGSCEFSKFFSSGCAPGAPAGSPFCSQCAGSGKPVDDKFKCQPSSEEKYYGYAGAFRCLVEGAGDVAFIKHTIVEENSDGKGPAWAADVLSSDYELICPSKGPVPITDFESCHLAATPAHAVVTRPETRNKVVSILQEQQARFGTSGSDPGFKMFKSDPEKNLLFKDSTKCLQEVPSGSNYKIFLGPDYMDAMTSLRQCSDATPDLEKLCTSHTCQQTN